A window of the Halichoerus grypus chromosome 2, mHalGry1.hap1.1, whole genome shotgun sequence genome harbors these coding sequences:
- the LOC118555458 gene encoding mitochondrial ornithine transporter 2 — protein sequence MKSNAAIQAAIDLTAGAVGGTACVLTGQPFDTVKVKMQTFPGLYKGLTDCCLKTYSQVGLRGFYKGTGPALMAYVAENSVLFMCYGFCQELVRKVVGLDTQARLSDLQTAAAGSFASAFAALALCPTELVKCRLQTMYEMEMSGKIAKRQNTIWSVVKSILRKEGPLGFYQGLSSTLLQEVPGYFFFFGGYELSRSFFASGRSKDELGPVPLMLSGGIAGICLWLVIYPVDCIKSRIQVLSMSGKQAGFLGTLISIVKNEGTAALYSGLTATMIRAFPANGSLFLAYEYSRRVMMSQVEAY from the coding sequence ATGAAGTCCAATGCTGCCATCCAAGCCGCCATCGACCTGACAGCGGGCGCGGTCGGGGGCACGGCTTGTGTCCTGACCGGGCAGCCTTTCGACACAGTGAAAGTGAAGATGCAGACGTTCCCCGGCCTGTACAAGGGCCTCACCGACTGCTGCCTGAAAACGTACTCCCAAGTGGGCCTGCGGGGCTTCTACAAGGGAACCGGCCCTGCGCTGATGGCCTACGTCGCCGAGAACTCTGTCCTCTTCATGTGCTACGGCTTCTGCCAAGAGCTTGTGAGGAAAGTGGTTGGACTGGACACGCAGGCGAGGCTGAGTGATCTGCAGACGGCAGCTGCGGGTTCCTTCGCCTCCGCGTTTGCTGCGCTGGCCCTGTGCCCCACTGAGCTTGTCAAGTGCCGCCTGCAGACCATGTACGAAATGGAGATGTCCGGGAAAATAGCAAAACGCCAAAATACAATCTGGTCCGTCGTGAAGAGTATCCTTAGAAAGGAAGGCCCCTTGGGCTTCTACCAAGGACTCTCGAGCACTCTTCTTCAAGAAGTACCGGGCTATTTCTTCTTCTTCGGTGGCTATGAACTGAGTAGATCATTTTTTGCCTCAGGGAGATCAAAAGATGAACTAGGCCCTGTCCCTTTGATGTTAAGTGGTGGAATTGCTGGAATTTGTCTTTGGCTTGTCATCTACCCAGTGGATTGTATCAAATCCAGAATTCAGGTTCTTTCCATGTCTGGAAAACAGGCTGGATTTCTGGGAACTCTTATAAGTATTGTGAAAAATGAAGGAACAGCAGCCTTATATTCTGGACTGACCGCTACTATGATTCGAGCATTCCCTGCCAATGGGTCACTATTTTTGGCTTATGAATATAGCAGGAGAGTGATGATGAGCCAGGTTGAAGCATACTGA